Proteins encoded by one window of Ulvibacter sp. MAR_2010_11:
- a CDS encoding DUF1330 domain-containing protein — protein MNSKSKPGYCLFDNVSIEDVNKLEEYKQKVFPIVEKYNGTYTVIGGPLRHIEGNWKPHYLVMIEFPSYELANKWYDSEEYMELKMLRHSAGQYNAVIMEGF, from the coding sequence ATGAATTCAAAGTCAAAACCCGGGTATTGTTTATTCGACAACGTAAGCATCGAAGATGTAAATAAACTTGAAGAATACAAACAAAAAGTGTTTCCTATAGTTGAAAAATACAATGGAACCTATACAGTAATTGGCGGACCATTACGACATATTGAAGGAAACTGGAAGCCACATTATTTGGTCATGATCGAGTTTCCAAGCTATGAACTAGCAAACAAATGGTATGATTCTGAAGAATACATGGAATTGAAAATGCTTCGGCATTCCGCAGGACAGTACAATGCCGTAATAATGGAAGGATTTTAA